One window from the genome of Podospora pseudocomata strain CBS 415.72m chromosome 6, whole genome shotgun sequence encodes:
- a CDS encoding hypothetical protein (COG:S; EggNog:ENOG503PYJD), producing the protein MSVVSLQAALKVSGLAWPGLDNVLARRSWDQKVEKILAELRVPAGKKHMVKAITKMVEEATDFARRLRDEPEDHFGFVEMFGAHSRLGVALARASPAVVQVFENLFFAVVMARHRYLEDCFEYDKEPVKEFQLSALAKAIDQFNGAVRGFWSNTELELYMNEAADDVEIFKEEDGATTGGQQDVEMEDVRAGVEGMILNNTQDVEMGDVNAAGGSFRDCI; encoded by the exons ATGTCTGTCGTCTCTCTCCAAGCGGCGCTGAAGGTCAGCGGActggcctggcctggccttGACAATGTCCTGGCCAGACGCAGTTGGGACCAGAAAGTCGAGAAGATACTGGCGGAGTTGAGGGTGCCCGCGGGCAAAAAGCACATGGTGAAAGCGATCACCAAAATGGTCGAGGAGGCGACCGATTTCGCGCGCAGATTGCGCGACGAGCCGGAGGACCACTTTGGCTTCGTCGAGATGTTCGGCGCCCACTCGCGCCTGGGGGTTGCGCTCGCTCGTGCGTCGCCTGCCGTTGTGCAAGTGTTTGAGAACCTCTTCTTCGCGGTTGTGATGGCTCGCCATCGGTACTTGGAGGATTGCTTCGAGTACGACAAG GAACCCGTCAAGGAGTTCCAGCTCTCTGCCCTGGCCAAGGCCATTGACCAGTTCAATGGGGCCGTGAGGGGCTTTTGGTCCAATACCGAGCTGGAGCTGTACATGAACGAGGCGGCGGACGATGTCGAGATCTTtaaggaggaagatggcgccACTACTGGCGGCCAGCAAGatgtggagatggaggacgttcgtgctggtgttgagggcATGATACTCAACAACACGCAGGatgtggagatgggggatgttaatgctgctggtggttcGTTTAGAGATTGCATTTGA
- a CDS encoding hypothetical protein (EggNog:ENOG503P5J3; COG:K), whose translation MPSGCSGKRRRMPQRYTNPQATLYFNPSLDPCRDMLYSYLFSHQIPRFFSTIIAPFLLAAAKGTLPKDVLSHWLVNDRLYIHAYIRAAGQLLASLELPKHLPGVEQPGEEDEAFEVRLVDWLIEALGAVRREERMFLEVGGRYELVDFVGVNSREVGRVKGLGVIEGLFRDVGRKEKGKGLGAWLLGAGGGELPVSEKIPWLEGAVTFWGTERVYLEAWSWARGQQEERPNGKEDEDGGALRREFIPNWSSDEFRGFVERLGVLIDQAVEREIGMVGEDGQKQEEVKKEILGRVEGKWRTLLEGEKGFWPDV comes from the exons ATGCCGAGCGGCTGTTCCGGGAAGCGAAGACGCATGCCACAACGTTACACTAATCCACAAGCCACACTGTATTTTAACCCCTCCCTTGATCCATGCCGAGACATGCTTTATTCCTATCTCTTTTCACACCAAATCCCTCGTTTCTTTTCCACAATTATCGCT CCCTTTTTGCTCGCTGCAGCAAAGGGGACGCTCCCCAAAGATGTGCTGAGTCATTGGCTGGTGAATGACCGGTTGTATATCCATGCTTATATCCGAGCTGCGGGACAGTTGCTCGCTAGTCTGGAGCTGCCGAAGCATTTACCTGGGGTTGAACAGCcgggggaagaggatgaggcgTTCGAAGTTAGACTGGTGGATTGGCTGATTGAGGCTTTGGGtgcggtgaggagggaggagaggatgtttcttgaggttggggggaggtatGAACTGGTGGATTTTGTGGGAGTGAActcgagggaggtggggagggtgaaggggttgggggttatTGAGGGGTTGTTTAGGGATGTtggaaggaaggagaaggggaaggggttgggggcttggttgttgggggcggggggaggagaattGCCGGTGAGTGAGAAGATTccttggttggagggggcggtgacGTTTTGGGGGACGGAGAGAGTTTATCTTGAGGCTTGGAGCTGGGCGAGagggcagcaggaggagaggcctaatgggaaggaggatgaggatggtggggcgttgaggagggagtttATTCCTAATTGGAGTAGTGATGAGTTTAGGGGGtttgtggagaggttgggggtgttgattgATCAGGctgtggagagggagattgggatggtgggtgaggatgggcaGAAACAGGAGGAAGTGAAGAAAGAAAtcttggggagggtggaagggAAGTGGAGGAccttgttggagggggagaaggggttttGGCCGGATGTGTGA